A single region of the Gracilibacillus caseinilyticus genome encodes:
- a CDS encoding pyridoxal-phosphate-dependent aminotransferase family protein: protein MQYTDLSTPIRTIMTPGPVEVDPRVLRAMSNPIVGQFDPSFTTIMNEVMEMLRSLFQTKNQWAFPVDGTSRSGIEAVLCSVIEPDDTVLVPIFGRFGYLLTEICERYGANVHTIECEWGTIFKQETIKQKIEEIKPKIVAVVHGETSTGCMQPIDQIGKTCRKHDSLLIVDAVASIGGVEIKVDEWMIDAMIGGTQKCISVPSGLAPITYNNRVEAVIQARKKVERGISTEEDQQLELARKHHFIKSNYFDISMLQDYWGPRRLNHHTEATSMLYALREGLRIILEEGLDQRFRRHLYHEQALITGLEAMGLTLFGEAQSKLPTVTCVEVPDGIDPEFVRSTLLDQFGIEIAKSFGPLEGKIWRIGTMGYSCRKENILFVLGALEAVLLQHGASIHAGKATVAALEYYTEQAATSVLSV from the coding sequence ATGCAATATACAGACTTATCTACACCAATTCGTACGATTATGACACCAGGTCCCGTCGAAGTAGATCCGCGTGTGCTGCGAGCGATGAGTAATCCGATTGTCGGACAATTCGACCCATCATTCACCACGATCATGAATGAAGTCATGGAAATGCTTAGGTCCCTTTTTCAAACCAAAAATCAGTGGGCTTTCCCTGTGGATGGTACGTCAAGGTCCGGTATTGAAGCCGTCCTATGCAGTGTCATCGAACCTGATGATACGGTGTTAGTACCAATCTTTGGACGATTCGGCTATTTACTTACCGAAATTTGTGAGCGATACGGAGCAAATGTCCATACAATTGAATGCGAATGGGGAACTATTTTCAAGCAAGAGACCATTAAACAAAAAATCGAAGAGATAAAGCCTAAAATAGTGGCGGTTGTTCATGGAGAAACATCAACAGGATGCATGCAGCCGATTGACCAGATCGGAAAAACATGCCGCAAGCATGATTCCCTTCTAATCGTTGACGCAGTAGCTTCTATTGGCGGAGTAGAGATTAAAGTGGATGAGTGGATGATCGACGCGATGATTGGAGGTACACAGAAATGCATCTCTGTCCCGTCCGGATTAGCACCAATTACTTACAACAACCGAGTTGAAGCAGTCATTCAAGCACGCAAGAAAGTGGAACGTGGTATTTCAACCGAAGAAGATCAACAATTGGAATTAGCCAGAAAACATCATTTCATTAAGAGTAATTATTTTGATATCAGTATGCTGCAAGATTATTGGGGGCCTCGTCGGTTAAACCATCATACTGAAGCAACTTCCATGCTGTATGCCTTAAGAGAAGGACTGCGTATAATCCTAGAAGAAGGATTAGATCAACGTTTTCGCAGGCACTTGTATCACGAACAAGCGTTAATAACAGGTTTAGAAGCAATGGGATTAACCTTATTTGGAGAGGCCCAATCCAAATTGCCAACCGTTACGTGTGTGGAGGTTCCGGATGGTATTGACCCTGAATTCGTACGATCCACACTGCTGGATCAATTCGGAATTGAAATCGCCAAATCCTTTGGACCGTTAGAAGGAAAAATATGGCGTATCGGTACGATGGGGTACAGCTGCCGAAAAGAAAATATCTTATTTGTACTTGGCGCACTGGAAGCGGTACTCCTGCAGCACGGCGCATCCATTCACGCAGGAAAAGCAACCGTAGCTGCTTTGGAATATTACACAGAACAGGCTGCTACTTCCGTCCTGTCCGTTTGA
- the allC gene encoding allantoate deiminase, which produces MDAYNIEDVEALVHWISSFGMSETGGTNRLLYSQAWKDAQNALKELMETNGLITSFDSIGNLFGKLKGTSDNQNVILTGSHIDTVIEGGKYDGAYGIVASFLATQILYQKYGLPKKTIEVVSLCEEEGSRFPLTFWGSGSITGKYSLTDAQQIADANGVLFTTAMKNAGFDPLTYQSPHRTDIDAFIEMHIEQGIVLEQSKQSLGIVDHIVGQRRFTVQITGESNHAGTTPMPFRKDALCLASRYIHYLTETAKRVDPDLVVTVGKLQVKPNVPNVIAGEAEFSLDVRHYNDSVLDQFCTEFRSYFLSSAEELGMYISMEPWMEVKPVSMDPKLTLLSKKTAIANNISYRSLASGAGHDAQVFGEYCPTALLFVPSDKGISHSPKECTKKEDLENGVRILVDYLYELAYA; this is translated from the coding sequence ATGGATGCTTACAACATAGAAGATGTAGAAGCATTAGTACATTGGATTTCCTCATTCGGCATGTCAGAAACAGGTGGGACTAACCGTTTACTGTACTCTCAAGCATGGAAGGATGCACAGAACGCCCTGAAGGAATTGATGGAGACAAATGGACTCATCACCTCCTTCGACAGCATCGGAAACCTCTTCGGAAAATTAAAAGGAACCTCCGATAACCAGAACGTCATTCTAACGGGGTCTCATATCGACACAGTGATCGAAGGCGGAAAATATGATGGGGCGTACGGCATTGTCGCCAGTTTCCTCGCTACCCAAATACTTTATCAAAAATATGGTCTGCCGAAAAAAACAATTGAGGTCGTGTCGCTGTGTGAAGAGGAAGGCAGCCGCTTCCCACTAACTTTTTGGGGATCTGGCAGTATTACCGGAAAATACAGCCTGACAGATGCCCAACAGATAGCCGATGCAAATGGCGTTTTATTCACAACTGCGATGAAAAATGCAGGTTTCGATCCGCTCACTTATCAATCACCACATCGGACAGATATAGATGCATTCATTGAAATGCATATTGAGCAAGGTATTGTACTGGAACAAAGCAAACAATCGTTAGGTATTGTCGACCATATCGTCGGCCAGAGAAGGTTCACCGTACAGATTACAGGCGAAAGTAATCACGCTGGTACAACGCCAATGCCTTTTCGAAAAGATGCATTATGTCTTGCCTCCAGATATATTCATTACCTGACCGAAACTGCCAAACGAGTGGATCCTGATTTGGTCGTGACGGTAGGCAAATTACAGGTAAAACCAAATGTGCCGAACGTAATTGCTGGCGAAGCGGAATTTTCATTAGATGTTCGCCATTATAACGACAGCGTACTCGATCAATTTTGCACAGAGTTCCGCTCTTATTTTTTATCTAGTGCCGAAGAGCTTGGTATGTATATAAGCATGGAGCCCTGGATGGAAGTTAAACCAGTCTCAATGGATCCGAAACTGACATTACTATCTAAGAAAACAGCAATAGCAAATAATATATCCTATCGCTCGCTTGCCAGTGGTGCCGGTCATGATGCGCAAGTATTCGGGGAATATTGTCCGACTGCGCTGTTATTTGTCCCAAGCGATAAAGGGATCAGCCATTCTCCGAAAGAATGTACTAAAAAAGAAGATTTAGAAAATGGCGTACGAATATTAGTCGATTATTTGTACGAGTTAGCCTATGCTTAA
- the uraD gene encoding 2-oxo-4-hydroxy-4-carboxy-5-ureidoimidazoline decarboxylase — translation MNLEELNAMDNDSFVEALGSIFEHSPWIAKKAVDARPYHSVHDLHQRMVDVVRESTKEEKLELIRSHPDLGDRIKMSMDSVNEQKGAGLDQLDEQEFKKFQALNFQYKTKFAFPFIVSVRGKTTDEIYHIMCDRIALEPSLEFDRALSEIYQIARLRLEEKIV, via the coding sequence ATGAATTTAGAAGAATTAAATGCGATGGATAATGACTCGTTTGTGGAGGCGTTGGGATCTATTTTTGAACACTCCCCTTGGATAGCCAAAAAAGCCGTCGATGCCAGGCCGTATCATTCGGTGCATGATTTGCATCAACGAATGGTAGATGTAGTGCGGGAGTCAACGAAGGAAGAAAAGCTGGAATTAATCAGATCCCATCCTGACCTTGGTGACCGAATTAAAATGAGTATGGATTCGGTTAATGAGCAAAAGGGTGCAGGGTTAGATCAGTTGGATGAGCAGGAATTCAAAAAGTTTCAAGCACTTAATTTTCAATACAAGACAAAATTTGCATTTCCTTTTATCGTATCGGTGAGAGGAAAAACAACAGATGAAATATATCATATAATGTGTGACCGGATTGCATTAGAACCTTCATTGGAATTTGATCGAGCTTTATCGGAGATCTATCAAATAGCAAGATTACGATTGGAAGAGAAAATAGTGTAG
- a CDS encoding PucR family transcriptional regulator, with product MQVSDVIKVPTLEGCTIIAGESGLNREVLYVNMMDAPDIAQYLKPNELLVTTAYHLKDQPALLEELVQQMHEQGCAALGIKTKRFLSEIPKQVIQLARQCSFPIIEIPMQSSLGDIVNQILSKILDKRTNELISAIDVHRQFSEQIMSGKGIDKLLTSLSNMVNDPVILLDQYSKPIAASIYNRQANTIVENLYVKDIVASFPDTSFFSFSTIHDQQTYSVFMVYTHNKKAGYLLILGEIFPGDHATMLTIEQATNVISFALMKENALTQYSRRVKNEFFYNFTEGLFTSDEEIMNRAKEFSVDTSKHYICAAGKMEGMDRMFGSYTQNQLEMDEIYQYIEEELVSLSLSTHLFTRGDMCIFLFGKTDYDLEIISSLEIIQEKVELRFDQTLSFGVGNLVRDFLHVKDSFKEAMDALETGRLAGKKGFIQSYKTKDVLELIRIMPKEDLLEFYDNVLHPLVTDQEDDTLLHTIFVYLEAHCQISETAKRLFVHRNTVVYRLEKCEELLGRSLSDPDTSLQIRLALRIKKVLGI from the coding sequence ATGCAGGTGTCAGATGTGATCAAAGTACCTACTTTAGAAGGTTGCACAATTATTGCAGGAGAAAGTGGCTTAAACCGTGAAGTGCTTTATGTGAACATGATGGACGCGCCGGATATAGCACAATACTTAAAGCCGAATGAACTGCTGGTAACGACTGCTTATCATTTGAAAGATCAGCCAGCATTACTTGAGGAATTAGTGCAGCAAATGCATGAACAAGGTTGTGCAGCGCTCGGTATTAAAACAAAACGCTTTTTGTCAGAAATTCCGAAACAAGTAATTCAACTGGCTAGACAGTGCTCATTTCCAATTATTGAAATCCCTATGCAAAGTTCATTAGGTGATATTGTTAATCAGATATTAAGTAAAATATTAGATAAACGAACAAACGAGTTGATCTCTGCCATTGATGTACACCGACAATTCTCGGAACAAATTATGAGTGGTAAGGGGATCGATAAATTATTGACAAGTCTGTCAAATATGGTGAATGACCCTGTTATTCTACTTGATCAGTATTCAAAACCGATCGCGGCATCCATTTATAATCGACAAGCTAATACGATTGTAGAAAATTTGTACGTGAAGGACATTGTAGCGTCTTTTCCAGATACCAGTTTCTTTAGTTTCTCTACCATACATGATCAGCAAACATACTCTGTTTTTATGGTATATACCCATAACAAAAAAGCGGGCTATCTACTAATACTTGGAGAAATATTTCCTGGTGACCATGCGACCATGCTGACGATTGAGCAGGCAACCAATGTTATTTCCTTTGCGCTAATGAAGGAGAATGCTTTAACACAGTATTCACGCAGAGTGAAGAATGAATTTTTTTATAATTTTACGGAAGGTTTGTTTACTTCCGATGAAGAGATTATGAATCGTGCCAAGGAATTTTCGGTTGATACGAGTAAACATTATATTTGTGCCGCTGGAAAAATGGAAGGCATGGACAGAATGTTTGGCAGTTATACACAGAATCAATTAGAAATGGATGAAATCTATCAATATATTGAAGAGGAGTTAGTCAGTTTATCTTTATCTACCCACTTGTTTACGCGAGGAGATATGTGTATTTTTTTATTTGGCAAAACGGATTATGACCTTGAGATTATTTCTTCCCTCGAAATCATTCAGGAGAAAGTCGAGCTGCGGTTCGATCAGACCTTATCATTTGGTGTCGGTAATCTCGTTCGTGATTTTCTCCATGTGAAGGATAGCTTTAAAGAAGCAATGGATGCCCTTGAAACAGGTAGACTGGCAGGGAAAAAAGGATTTATTCAAAGCTATAAGACGAAGGATGTACTAGAACTGATTCGGATCATGCCAAAAGAAGATTTGCTCGAATTCTATGATAATGTGCTGCACCCTTTAGTAACCGATCAAGAGGATGATACATTACTGCATACAATATTCGTATATCTAGAAGCGCATTGCCAGATTTCGGAGACAGCAAAGCGTCTGTTTGTTCATCGGAATACGGTCGTCTATCGTTTAGAAAAGTGTGAAGAATTATTAGGCAGGAGTCTTAGTGATCCTGATACGAGCCTGCAAATCAGACTTGCGTTACGTATTAAGAAAGTATTAGGCATATAA
- a CDS encoding allantoinase, whose amino-acid sequence MNTDYDVILRNGHIVLPESVQKQDIAIKDGKFVCIADSISGTAAQIEDLQENYVFPGAIDVHVHLNEPGRTDWEGFTSGSKMLAAGGMTTFFDMPLNGIPSTTTLAAFRQKNSIAKEKSLIDYRLWGGLVPGNIDNLEVLAEAGVIGYKAFISESGNEEFEAADDMTLLEGMKEIARLGKILALHAESKTITNFLVSEKIALNKRTADDYFASRPIIAEVEAVQRALYYAELTGCSLHFVHISSARAVDKILEAKQSGIDVTVETCPHYLLFSHQDLLTKGAVAKCAPPLRAEQERQKLIALLADNKFDIVASDHSPAPYSLKDPTHHDLFSAWGGISGGQFTLLSMLKLAIENQIPFYRIAKWTASNPAQRFNLKQKGMIAAGFDADFTIIDFERKTIISNDNYYARHKQSIYMNYRFPCHVVQTFSKGKQVYNSMTSDAFLPLPDTLNN is encoded by the coding sequence ATGAATACTGATTATGATGTAATTCTTAGAAATGGCCATATCGTGCTCCCAGAGAGTGTACAAAAACAAGATATTGCGATAAAAGATGGGAAGTTCGTGTGCATCGCTGACTCCATTTCTGGTACAGCAGCACAGATAGAAGATCTCCAAGAAAACTATGTATTTCCTGGTGCAATAGATGTGCATGTTCATTTAAATGAACCAGGGCGAACAGATTGGGAAGGATTTACATCAGGATCCAAGATGCTTGCTGCCGGAGGGATGACTACTTTTTTTGATATGCCGCTAAACGGAATCCCTTCGACCACCACATTAGCTGCGTTTCGCCAAAAAAACAGCATCGCCAAAGAAAAGTCTTTGATCGATTATCGCTTATGGGGCGGACTTGTTCCAGGTAACATCGATAACCTAGAAGTGTTAGCAGAAGCGGGAGTGATTGGTTATAAAGCCTTTATATCTGAATCTGGCAATGAAGAGTTTGAAGCTGCAGACGACATGACGTTACTAGAAGGAATGAAAGAAATTGCTCGTTTAGGAAAGATTCTGGCATTACACGCAGAAAGCAAAACAATCACTAATTTTCTAGTTTCCGAGAAAATAGCCCTAAACAAACGGACGGCTGATGACTATTTTGCATCGAGACCGATCATAGCAGAAGTTGAAGCGGTACAGCGTGCATTATATTATGCTGAACTTACAGGCTGTTCCCTTCATTTCGTGCATATCAGCAGTGCACGTGCCGTAGACAAAATCTTGGAAGCTAAACAAAGCGGAATCGATGTTACAGTCGAAACCTGCCCTCATTATTTATTATTTTCCCATCAGGATTTGCTAACAAAAGGAGCTGTTGCCAAATGTGCACCACCACTCCGAGCAGAACAGGAAAGACAGAAATTAATAGCACTACTGGCAGACAATAAATTTGATATTGTAGCATCCGATCATTCACCCGCCCCTTATTCATTAAAAGATCCCACACATCACGACCTGTTTAGTGCCTGGGGAGGAATAAGCGGCGGTCAGTTTACCTTACTTTCCATGCTAAAGTTAGCAATAGAAAACCAAATTCCTTTTTATCGAATTGCCAAATGGACGGCCAGCAATCCAGCACAACGCTTTAACTTAAAACAAAAAGGAATGATAGCTGCTGGTTTTGATGCCGACTTTACCATTATCGATTTTGAGCGTAAAACTATCATTTCAAATGATAATTATTACGCACGACACAAGCAAAGTATCTATATGAACTATCGTTTCCCCTGTCATGTTGTGCAAACATTCAGCAAAGGCAAACAAGTATATAACAGCATGACTTCCGACGCCTTTCTTCCTCTTCCTGACACCCTAAACAATTAA
- the uraH gene encoding hydroxyisourate hydrolase, which produces MVLTTHILDVANGKPGNGIEIDLFIWKGEQRVFLKSVVTNQDGRVDQPLLMTEELEAGQYEFCFYTGAYFRQTQSDQQASPFLETIPVRFYIHNANEHYHIPLIISPWSYQVYRGS; this is translated from the coding sequence ATGGTCTTAACAACTCATATATTAGACGTAGCGAACGGTAAACCAGGAAACGGCATAGAGATCGATCTATTCATTTGGAAAGGGGAGCAGCGTGTATTTCTGAAATCAGTTGTGACTAATCAGGATGGGCGTGTTGATCAACCGTTGCTCATGACAGAAGAATTAGAAGCCGGTCAATACGAATTCTGCTTTTATACAGGAGCCTATTTCCGGCAAACGCAATCTGATCAACAAGCGTCACCTTTTTTAGAAACAATTCCTGTTCGATTTTATATCCACAACGCAAACGAACATTATCATATACCATTAATCATTTCACCATGGAGTTATCAAGTATACAGAGGAAGCTGA